One stretch of Ipomoea triloba cultivar NCNSP0323 chromosome 8, ASM357664v1 DNA includes these proteins:
- the LOC116026744 gene encoding uncharacterized protein LOC116026744: MAATTQSFSGNLKKALAGLRRIDLEGLRWRVFDAKGQVLGRLASQISTVVQGKDKPTYAPNWDKGDMCIVINAKDVCVTGRKLTDKFYRWHTGYIGHLKERSLKDQMAKDPTEVIRKAVLRMLPRNKLRDDRDRKLRIFAGSEHPFGDRPLEPYVMPPRQVREMRPRARRAMIRAQKKAEQQQGGATVSKMGKRKEVEAAENNA; the protein is encoded by the exons ATGGCGGCCACAACCCAGTCCTTTAGTGGCAATTTGAAG AAAGCGCTTGCTGGCTTAAGACGAATCGATCTGGAAGGCTTAAGGTGGAGAGTATTTGATGCCAAAGGCCAG GTTCTTGGGAGGCTGGCATCTCAAATATCAACTGTGGTTCAGGGTAAAGATAAGCCAACTTACGCGCCTAACTGGGACAAAGGTGACATGTGCATTGTGATCAATGCAAAGGATGTTTGTGTCACCGGAAGGAAACTCACTGATAAGTTCTACCGATGGCACACCGG GTATATTGGACACCTGAAGGAGAGGAGTTTAAAGGACCAGATGGCCAAGGATCCCACAGAAGTCATTCGCAAAGCAGTTCTTCGCATGCTTCCAAGAAACAAATTGCGTGAT GATCGAGATCGCAAATTGAGAATATTTGCAGGCAGTGAGCATCCCTTTGGCGACCGTCCTCTAGAGCCTTATGTGATGCCACCACGGCAAGTGCGTGAAATGCGACCTCGTGCTAGGCGGGCCATGATTCGAGCTCAAAAGAAGGCTGAGCAACAACAAGGAGGAGCTACAGTTTCAAAGATGGGCAAAAGGAAAGAGGTGGAAGCAGCAGAGAACAATGCATGA